In a genomic window of Tamandua tetradactyla isolate mTamTet1 chromosome 17, mTamTet1.pri, whole genome shotgun sequence:
- the NCAPH gene encoding condensin complex subunit 2 isoform X1 has translation MGPPGPVTMSSAASETRGHAHGAASPLERVFPVPLPRKAPLGTPGTPVLEDFPQNDDEKERMLRRRSRVIDLQLSTESPRGLASPSSRSIDVSAMIPKFTNTQITEHYSTCIKLSTENKITTKNAFGLHLIDFMSEILKQKDTEPTNFKVAAGTLDASTKIYAVRVDAVHADVYRVLGGLGKEAPSPEEAECQGADASATEMGTTKKAPKPRKKHSSKTIEQNIHNLNVPEADRKCEVDPMFQKTAASFDECSTAGVFLSTLHCHDYRSELLFPSDVQALSSGEPLELPDLGWVEMADLKGSLQQCVEDRQICPSLAGFQFTKWDRETHDESVSALVDKFKRNDQVFDVDAEVEHSDSEDFPDGPLEDDFDANDEPDFSASGDPQESRSWKEPCQVQSCQEGVIPLGDGDIRTMCPLLSTRPGEYSYFSPRTMSMWAGPDHWRFRPKHKQEASSLSENRKKSTRKDFEIDFEDDIDFDVYFRKTKAATVLTKSTLENQNWKTTTLPADFHYETDSLVRLHLKPGTRFLRAAQGRRADAEHYEEVEDYDYNNPSDTSNFCPRLQDAGSDCEDSDGLFVGTSGAFDLSLYPCHSSKTTQENGDIPKTPGLDITTYGESNLVAEPQKVNKVEIHYAKTAKRMDMKKLKQSMWGLLTARPGKLAEAKANHHETEKEGGPMEVPNEKLLSGLARSLQTSLPPLMAQNLSIPLAFACLLHLANEKNLKLEGTEDLSDVLVRQED, from the exons TCACAATGAGCAGTGCTGCTTCCGAGACCCGTGGGCATGCCCACGGTGCTGCCTCGCCTTTGGAACGGGTGTTCCCAGTGCCCCTGCCCAGGAAGGCCCCTCTCGGTACTCCCGGCACCCCAGTCCTGGAGGACTTCCCACAGAATGACGATGAGAAGGAGCGCATGCTGCGGCGACGTTCCAGGGTCATCGACCTGCAGCTCAGCACTGAATCGCCACGTGGCCTTGCCTCCCCCTCCAGCAG gaGTATTGATGTTTCAGCTATGATTCCTAAATTTACAAACACACAGATTACAGAACATTACTCCACCTGTATCAAACTGTCCACCGAGAAC AAAATCACAACCAAGAATGCTTTTGGCTTGCACTTGATTGATTTTATGTCTGAGATTCTTAAACAGAAAGATACTGAACCAACCAACTTTAAA GTGGCTGCTGGCACTCTGGACGCCAGCACAAAGATCTACGCTGTGCGGGTGGACGCAGTGCATGCTGATGTGTACAGGGTCCTGGGCGGACTGGGCAAAGAGGCTCCGTCCCCGGAAGAAGCCGAGTGCCAGGGTGCAG ATGCAAGTGCTACTGAAATGGGGACAACTAAAAAGGCTCCAAAGCCAAGGAAGAAGCACTCATCTAAAACCATTGAGCAGAACATACATAACCTCAACGTCCCCGAAGCAGATCGCAAATGTGAG gttgacCCCATGTTTCAGAAGACTGCAGCTTCATTTGATGAATGTAGCACAGCAGGGGTATTTCTCTCTACCCTCCACTGCCATGACTATAGAAGTGAGCTGCTGTTCCCTTCCGATGTCCAAGCTCTCTCCAGTGGAGAACCTCTTGAGCTGCCAGATTTAGGTTGGGTAGAAATGGCAGATTTAAAAG GCTCCTTGCAGCAATGCGTGGAAGATCGTCAGATCTGCCCGTCCCTGGCTGGCTTCCAGTTCACTAAGTGGGACAGAGAAACACATGATGAG TCGGTGTCGGCCCTGGTGGACAAGTTCAAGAGGAACGATCAGGTGTTTGATGTGGACGCCGAGGTGGAGCACAGTGACAGCGAAGACTTCCCTGACGGGCCCCTGGAGGACGATTTTGATGCCAACGATGAGCCAGACTTCTCTGCATCTGGGGATCCCCAAGAATCCAGGAGCTGGAAGGAGCCCTGCCAGGTCCAGAGCTGCCA GGAAGGTGTGATTCCTCTTGGAGACGGAGACATTAGGACCATGTGCCCCCTTCTGTCCACGAGGCCTGGAGAATATTCCTATTTCAGTCCCCGCACCATGTCGATGTGGGCTGGCCCGGATCACTGGCGGTTTAGACCCAAACACAAAC AGGAGGCTTCGTCACtgtcagaaaacagaaagaagagcACAAGGAAAGATTTTGAAATCGACTTTGAAGATGATATTGACTTTGATGTGTATTTCCGAAAAACAAAG GCTGCCACTGTTCTGACCAAGTCCACTTTGGAGAACCAGAATTGGAAAACCACCACTCTCCCTGCAGACTTCCACTATGAGACCGACAGCCTCGTCCGGCTGCACCTCAAACCAGGCACCAGG TTTCTTAGGGCGGCCCAGGGCAGGAGGGCAGATGCGGAACACTATGAGGAAGTGGAGGACTACGACTACAACAACCCCAGCGACACCTCCAACTTCTGCCCTCGGCTGCAG GACGCTGGCAGTGACTGCGAAGACTCGGATGGTTTATTTGTGGGAACGTCTGGGGCCTTTGACCTCTCACTTTACCCTTGTCACTCATCTAAGACAACACAAGAGAATGGTGACATTCCTAAAACCCCAGGATTAGACATCACAACGTATGGGGAGTCAAATCTGGTAGCTGAGCCTCAGAAG GTAAATAAAGTTGAAATTCATTATGCCAAGACTGCCAAGAGGATGGACATGAAGAAGCTGAAGCAGAGCATGTGGGGTTTGCTGACAGCGCGCCCTGGGAAGCTGGCAGAGGCCAAG GCAAATCACCATGAGACGGAAAAGGAAGGGGGCCCCATGGAGGTGCCCAATGAGAAGCTGCTCAGTGGGCTTGCCAGGAGCCTGCAGACAAG CCTGCCTCCCCTCATGGCTCAGAACCTCTCTATACCACTGGCCTTTGCCTGTCTCCTCCATCTTGCCAATGAAAAG AATCTAAAGCTGGAAGGAACAGAGGATCTTTCTGACGTTCTTGTGAGGCAGGAGGATTGA
- the NCAPH gene encoding condensin complex subunit 2 isoform X2, whose amino-acid sequence MSSAASETRGHAHGAASPLERVFPVPLPRKAPLGTPGTPVLEDFPQNDDEKERMLRRRSRVIDLQLSTESPRGLASPSSRSIDVSAMIPKFTNTQITEHYSTCIKLSTENKITTKNAFGLHLIDFMSEILKQKDTEPTNFKVAAGTLDASTKIYAVRVDAVHADVYRVLGGLGKEAPSPEEAECQGADASATEMGTTKKAPKPRKKHSSKTIEQNIHNLNVPEADRKCEVDPMFQKTAASFDECSTAGVFLSTLHCHDYRSELLFPSDVQALSSGEPLELPDLGWVEMADLKGSLQQCVEDRQICPSLAGFQFTKWDRETHDESVSALVDKFKRNDQVFDVDAEVEHSDSEDFPDGPLEDDFDANDEPDFSASGDPQESRSWKEPCQVQSCQEGVIPLGDGDIRTMCPLLSTRPGEYSYFSPRTMSMWAGPDHWRFRPKHKQEASSLSENRKKSTRKDFEIDFEDDIDFDVYFRKTKAATVLTKSTLENQNWKTTTLPADFHYETDSLVRLHLKPGTRFLRAAQGRRADAEHYEEVEDYDYNNPSDTSNFCPRLQDAGSDCEDSDGLFVGTSGAFDLSLYPCHSSKTTQENGDIPKTPGLDITTYGESNLVAEPQKVNKVEIHYAKTAKRMDMKKLKQSMWGLLTARPGKLAEAKANHHETEKEGGPMEVPNEKLLSGLARSLQTSLPPLMAQNLSIPLAFACLLHLANEKNLKLEGTEDLSDVLVRQED is encoded by the exons ATGAGCAGTGCTGCTTCCGAGACCCGTGGGCATGCCCACGGTGCTGCCTCGCCTTTGGAACGGGTGTTCCCAGTGCCCCTGCCCAGGAAGGCCCCTCTCGGTACTCCCGGCACCCCAGTCCTGGAGGACTTCCCACAGAATGACGATGAGAAGGAGCGCATGCTGCGGCGACGTTCCAGGGTCATCGACCTGCAGCTCAGCACTGAATCGCCACGTGGCCTTGCCTCCCCCTCCAGCAG gaGTATTGATGTTTCAGCTATGATTCCTAAATTTACAAACACACAGATTACAGAACATTACTCCACCTGTATCAAACTGTCCACCGAGAAC AAAATCACAACCAAGAATGCTTTTGGCTTGCACTTGATTGATTTTATGTCTGAGATTCTTAAACAGAAAGATACTGAACCAACCAACTTTAAA GTGGCTGCTGGCACTCTGGACGCCAGCACAAAGATCTACGCTGTGCGGGTGGACGCAGTGCATGCTGATGTGTACAGGGTCCTGGGCGGACTGGGCAAAGAGGCTCCGTCCCCGGAAGAAGCCGAGTGCCAGGGTGCAG ATGCAAGTGCTACTGAAATGGGGACAACTAAAAAGGCTCCAAAGCCAAGGAAGAAGCACTCATCTAAAACCATTGAGCAGAACATACATAACCTCAACGTCCCCGAAGCAGATCGCAAATGTGAG gttgacCCCATGTTTCAGAAGACTGCAGCTTCATTTGATGAATGTAGCACAGCAGGGGTATTTCTCTCTACCCTCCACTGCCATGACTATAGAAGTGAGCTGCTGTTCCCTTCCGATGTCCAAGCTCTCTCCAGTGGAGAACCTCTTGAGCTGCCAGATTTAGGTTGGGTAGAAATGGCAGATTTAAAAG GCTCCTTGCAGCAATGCGTGGAAGATCGTCAGATCTGCCCGTCCCTGGCTGGCTTCCAGTTCACTAAGTGGGACAGAGAAACACATGATGAG TCGGTGTCGGCCCTGGTGGACAAGTTCAAGAGGAACGATCAGGTGTTTGATGTGGACGCCGAGGTGGAGCACAGTGACAGCGAAGACTTCCCTGACGGGCCCCTGGAGGACGATTTTGATGCCAACGATGAGCCAGACTTCTCTGCATCTGGGGATCCCCAAGAATCCAGGAGCTGGAAGGAGCCCTGCCAGGTCCAGAGCTGCCA GGAAGGTGTGATTCCTCTTGGAGACGGAGACATTAGGACCATGTGCCCCCTTCTGTCCACGAGGCCTGGAGAATATTCCTATTTCAGTCCCCGCACCATGTCGATGTGGGCTGGCCCGGATCACTGGCGGTTTAGACCCAAACACAAAC AGGAGGCTTCGTCACtgtcagaaaacagaaagaagagcACAAGGAAAGATTTTGAAATCGACTTTGAAGATGATATTGACTTTGATGTGTATTTCCGAAAAACAAAG GCTGCCACTGTTCTGACCAAGTCCACTTTGGAGAACCAGAATTGGAAAACCACCACTCTCCCTGCAGACTTCCACTATGAGACCGACAGCCTCGTCCGGCTGCACCTCAAACCAGGCACCAGG TTTCTTAGGGCGGCCCAGGGCAGGAGGGCAGATGCGGAACACTATGAGGAAGTGGAGGACTACGACTACAACAACCCCAGCGACACCTCCAACTTCTGCCCTCGGCTGCAG GACGCTGGCAGTGACTGCGAAGACTCGGATGGTTTATTTGTGGGAACGTCTGGGGCCTTTGACCTCTCACTTTACCCTTGTCACTCATCTAAGACAACACAAGAGAATGGTGACATTCCTAAAACCCCAGGATTAGACATCACAACGTATGGGGAGTCAAATCTGGTAGCTGAGCCTCAGAAG GTAAATAAAGTTGAAATTCATTATGCCAAGACTGCCAAGAGGATGGACATGAAGAAGCTGAAGCAGAGCATGTGGGGTTTGCTGACAGCGCGCCCTGGGAAGCTGGCAGAGGCCAAG GCAAATCACCATGAGACGGAAAAGGAAGGGGGCCCCATGGAGGTGCCCAATGAGAAGCTGCTCAGTGGGCTTGCCAGGAGCCTGCAGACAAG CCTGCCTCCCCTCATGGCTCAGAACCTCTCTATACCACTGGCCTTTGCCTGTCTCCTCCATCTTGCCAATGAAAAG AATCTAAAGCTGGAAGGAACAGAGGATCTTTCTGACGTTCTTGTGAGGCAGGAGGATTGA